In Gossypium arboreum isolate Shixiya-1 chromosome 6, ASM2569848v2, whole genome shotgun sequence, the following are encoded in one genomic region:
- the LOC108484013 gene encoding probable ubiquitin-conjugating enzyme E2 24 — protein sequence MDFLTDSDWESFSEIGSSEHEEVDFLYGGQACTILSSLEESIGKIDEFLSFERGFLHGDIVRSITDPCGQMGRVTKINMFVNLENVHGKIVKNINSKQLSKLHSISVGDIVVNANWIGRVVKLVDCVSIIFDDGSKCEVTAVDHEKLVPVSPNLIDDPQYQYYPGQRVRVVPSNVSRSTRSLCGTWRGNQDEGTISGVDAGFVYVDWISCVHVDHESSAFPPCLQKAKDLTLLSCFSHANWQLGDWCMLSSADFRGTTEEVLHSATQHITRDSWKQDKGFKSGNPDSRLVEIFTIIKTRTMVDVVWQDGTCGLGLDSQTLLPVGITNTHEFWPHQFVLEKGTIGNSQRWGVVCGMDAKERTVKVQWRTISVNQINGFDGKQVEETASAYELVEHPDYSYCFGDIVFKKVVQSQYGDQADKCFKISENGFGTEAVLKGRNLNLDQYKYPSTYCLSCIGIVTGFNEGDVEVKWASGITTKVAPYEIYRIDKYEDSATTLVLFEENTEAYNQEMFVDEKQSDSHKGKELLNFNGAIESGEKFSLVPTFFRPQAAIGYFTSIASSILGSLGPNSLISQDPSGCISRNAKEYDILLEKEVAETFHHCAEQDMSELQIFEMTNIRQEVGEIEENKVRMMPRPVETSDQFRQFDMVSDCSDHHFLGESKVLAVSQVKRSWLKKVQQEWSILEKNLPETIYIRVCEERINLLRAALVGAPGTPYHDGLFFFDISLPSDYPYEPPLVHYRSGGLCLNPNLYESGKVCLSLLNTWAGSETEVWNSGKSTILQVLLSLQALVLNEKPYFNEAGYDKQLGRAEGETNSVSYNENAFLVTCQSMLYILRNPPKHFEALVKEHFSRRAKTILSACNAYMEGAPVGFALECGKNGHNVDLKESSTGFKIMLAKLFPKLVDAFSDQGTNCSEFRGVEK from the exons ATGGATTTTCTCACTGATTCGGACTGGGAAAGTTTTAGTGAAATTGGCAGTAGTGAACACGAAGAAGTTGACTTTCTGTATGGTGGTCAGGCTTGTACCATTCTGTCGAGTCTGGAGGAAAGTATTGGTAAAATAGATGAGTTCCTCTCATTTGAGAGGGGATTTCTTCATGGGGACATTGTCCGCTCTATAACGGATCCATGTGGGCAGATGGGCAGAGTAACCAAAATAAACATGTTTGTGAATCTTGAGAATGTTCATgggaaaattgtaaaaaatataaattcaaaacaACTTTCGAAACTCCATTCCATTTCAGTTGGAGATATTGTGGTTAATGCAAATTGGATAGGACGGGTGGTTAAGCTGGTTGACTGTGTCTCTATCATCTTTGATGATGGATCTAAGTGTGAGGTCACTGCTGTGGATCATGAGAAGCTTGTGCCTGTTTCTCCCAACTTAATTGATGACCCACAATATCAATATTATCCAGGACAAAGAGTAAGGGTTGTGCCTTCAAATGTTTCTAGGTCAACTAGATCGTTATGTGGTACCTGGAGGGGAAATCAGGACGAAGGAACCATTTCAGGTGTGGATGCGGGTTTTGTCTATGTTGATTGGATTTCCTGTGTTCATGTTGATCATGAATCGAGTGCCTTTCCTCCTTGTTTGCAAAAGGCAAAAGACTTGACTTTGTTGTCATGTTTTTCCCATGCAAATTGGCAGCTTGGTGACTGGTGTATGCTTTCCTCGGCTGACTTCAGGGGGACTACTGAAGAGGTTCTCCACTCTGCAACTCAACATATAACTAGGGATTCGTGGAAACAAGATAAAGGATTTAAAAGTGGAAACCCAGATTCAAGATTGGTAGAGATCTTTACCATCATTAAGACAAGGACCATGGTTGATGTTGTGTGGCAAGATGGTACTTGTGGTTTAGGATTAGATTCACAGACTTTACTTCCTGTCGGCATCACGAATACGCACGAATTTTGGCCTCATCAATTTGTCCTGGAAAAGGGAACCATAGGCAATAGCCAAAGATGGGGTGTGGTGTGTGGTATGGATGCAAAAGAACGCACAGTTAAGGTACAGTGGAGAACTATATCTGTGAATCAAATAAATGGTTTTGATGGGAAGCAGGTGGAGGAAACTGCTAGTGCTTATGAACTTGTTGAGCACCCAGACTACTCTTACTGTTTTGGGGATATCGTGTTCAAGAAGGTGGTTCAAAGCCAGTATGGTGATCAAGCTGATAAATGTTTCAAAATCTCTGAAAATGGTTTTGGCACAGAAGCCGTTTTGAAAGGCAGAAACTTGAATCTGGATCAGTACAAGTATCCCAGTACATATTGTCTATCCTGTATCGGCATTGTAACTGGGTTTAATGAAGGTGATGTGGAGGTGAAGTGGGCTTCTGGTATTACAACAAAG GTTGCACCATATGAAATTTACCGTATTGATAAATATGAAGATTCAGCAACAACTCTTGTTCTCTTTGAAGAAAATACTGAGGCTTATAATCAAGAGATGTTTGTGGATGAGAAGCAGTCTGATAGCCACAAAGGAAAG GAGTTGTTGAATTTCAACGGTGCTATTGAAAGTGGTGAGAAATTCTCATTGGTACCTACTTTCTTCCGTCCTCAAGCTGCTATTGGATATTTTACAAGCATTGCTTCTAGCATTCTTGGATCTCTTGGTCCCAATTCACTGATAAGCCAAGACCCATCTGGTTGTATTTCTCGCAATGCAAAAGAATATGACATTCTCCTTGAGAAAGAGGTGGCTGAAACTTTCCATCACTGTGCTGAACAAGATATGAGTGAGTTGCAGATATTTGAAATGACAAACATAAGACAGGAAGTTGGAGAGATTGAAGAAAACAAAGTTCGTATGATGCCTAGACCCGTTGAAACTTCAGATCAATTCAGGCAGTTTGATATGGTTAGTGATTGTTCAGATCATCACTTTCTCGGTGAAAGTAAGGTGTTGGCTGTGTCTCAG GTGAAAAGAAGTTGGTTGAAGAAGGTTCAGCAAGAATGGAGTATTCTAGAGAAAAACCTTCCTG AAACCATCTATATCCGTGTATGCGAGGAAAGGATCAATTTACTACGAGCAGCCCTTGTTGGTGCTCCTGGCACACCCTATCATGACGGGTTGttcttttttgacatttctcttCCTTCGGACTACCCATATGAACCACCA TTGGTGCACTACCGTTCAGGAGGCCTCTGCCTAAATCCCAACTTATATGAATCAGGGAAGGTTTGTTTAAGCCTTCTAAATACGTGGGCAGGTTCAGAAACTGAAGTATGGAATTCGGGAAAATCCACAATTCTTCAAGTTCTTCTGTCACTCCAGGCTCTTGTGCTTAATGAGAAGCCATACTTCAATGAGGCCGGATATGATAAACAGTTAGGAAGAGCCGAGGGGGAAACAAACTCGGTGAGCTACAACGAAAATGCTTTCCTCGTAACCTGCCAGTCTATGCTTTATATACTCCGGAATCCACCCAAG CATTTTGAGGCACTTGTTAAGGAGCACTTTAGTAGACGTGCCAAAACTATTCTCTCCGCTTGCAATGCATACATGGAAGGAGCGCCTGTAGGATTTGCTCTTGAATGTGGCAAAAATGGGCACAATGTAGATCTTAAAGAAAGTTCTACTGGGTTCAAAATCATGCTAGCCAAGCTTTTCCCAAAGCTTGTGGATGCATTTTCTGATCAGGGAACCAATTGCAGTGAATTCCGTGGGGTAGAGAAGTGA